A genomic segment from Pistricoccus aurantiacus encodes:
- a CDS encoding GlxA family transcriptional regulator, with product MRLEYLGPSPEPIGFLLLPRFSMMAFFSAVEPLRIANRIAGRPLFDWILISEDGAPVTASSGMTLVVDQSIAEVRHLPSLAVCSGFHPEAAISRELLAWLHRLDQSGCALGGMDTGCFLLAAAGLLEGERVTLHWESLPTFRERFPGISTSDELYELGHRRFSCAGGAAAMDMTLEIIARRHGSRLAVDVSEQLVHERIRTRSDQQRRSLAQRLGTHKRPLVEAVALMERHLETPLSLTEIARRVHVSPRQLQRLFEQELQDRPRDYYLKLRLKRARQLLEETDLDVLSIALACGFSSSSGLSRAFRGHYAMSPRQVRNTTFDSTTFDDATKPDAASRQGS from the coding sequence ATGCGACTCGAATACCTGGGCCCCAGCCCCGAACCCATCGGCTTTCTGCTGCTGCCGCGCTTTTCGATGATGGCGTTCTTCTCCGCGGTGGAGCCGCTGCGGATCGCCAATCGGATCGCCGGGCGGCCACTCTTCGACTGGATTCTGATCAGCGAGGACGGCGCCCCGGTCACTGCCTCCAGCGGCATGACCCTGGTGGTGGATCAGTCCATCGCCGAGGTGCGTCACTTGCCGTCTCTGGCGGTATGCAGCGGTTTTCATCCGGAAGCCGCCATCAGCCGAGAGCTGCTGGCTTGGCTGCATCGGCTTGATCAGTCGGGCTGTGCGCTGGGCGGGATGGATACCGGCTGCTTTCTGCTCGCGGCGGCGGGGCTGCTCGAGGGCGAGCGGGTCACCCTGCACTGGGAAAGCCTGCCGACGTTTCGCGAGCGCTTTCCCGGCATCAGCACTTCGGATGAGCTTTATGAACTCGGACACAGGCGCTTCTCCTGTGCCGGAGGAGCCGCCGCCATGGACATGACCCTGGAGATCATCGCCCGGCGCCACGGCTCGCGTCTGGCGGTGGATGTCTCCGAGCAGTTGGTGCATGAGCGCATTCGCACGAGAAGCGACCAGCAGCGCAGGTCCCTGGCCCAGCGTCTGGGCACCCACAAGCGCCCGCTGGTCGAGGCAGTGGCGCTGATGGAGCGTCATCTGGAGACGCCCTTGAGCCTGACGGAAATCGCTCGGCGCGTTCATGTCTCGCCGCGCCAGCTGCAGCGGCTGTTCGAGCAGGAACTGCAGGACAGGCCTCGGGACTATTACCTGAAACTACGCCTCAAGCGGGCCCGGCAGCTGCTCGAGGAAACCGATCTGGACGTTCTTTCCATCGCCCTGGCTTGTGGCTTCTCCTCAAGCTCGGGTCTTTCCCGGGCCTTTCGTGGCCACTACGCCATGTCGCCGCGCCAGGTTCGCAATACCACTTTTGACAGCACTACGTTCGACGACGCTACCAAGCCTGACGCGGCATCCCGGCAAGGCAGTTAG
- a CDS encoding sarcosine oxidase subunit gamma, with the protein MSDITYGNVATFDTRPDKSIPMESPLSVAYHKGSVPKPSQNSRVQLEEKPFLGQLILRGGAIVLDEAVREVLGINLPGRPLGLVHDESGERSVQWMSPDEWLVVVPGGEEFDLENRLRERLGDAHFAIVNVSGAQTLIELTGDKAREVLMKSVPYDVHPSNFPVGKAVSVVFAKSSAILRRPSEERYELVLRRSFADYCYRWLLDAGEEYGIGVKR; encoded by the coding sequence ATGTCTGATATCACTTACGGCAATGTCGCGACCTTCGACACCCGCCCGGACAAGTCGATTCCCATGGAGTCGCCCCTGTCCGTGGCCTATCACAAGGGTAGCGTCCCCAAGCCGAGCCAGAATAGCCGGGTCCAGCTCGAGGAAAAGCCTTTCCTGGGCCAGCTGATTCTGCGCGGCGGCGCCATCGTGCTCGACGAGGCGGTGCGCGAGGTGCTTGGCATCAATCTACCCGGTCGGCCCCTGGGGCTGGTGCACGATGAAAGCGGCGAGCGTTCCGTGCAATGGATGTCGCCGGATGAATGGCTGGTCGTGGTGCCTGGCGGCGAAGAGTTTGATTTGGAAAATCGCCTGAGAGAAAGGCTGGGGGACGCCCACTTCGCCATCGTCAACGTCAGCGGCGCCCAGACCCTCATCGAGCTGACCGGCGACAAGGCCCGGGAAGTGCTGATGAAGTCCGTGCCTTACGATGTCCATCCAAGCAACTTCCCGGTGGGCAAGGCGGTCAGCGTGGTGTTTGCCAAGTCCAGCGCCATTCTGCGTCGTCCCAGCGAGGAGCGCTACGAGCTGGTGCTGCGTAGAAGCTTCGCCGACTACTGCTACCGCTGGCTGCTGGATGCCGGCGAAGAGTATGGGATCGGTGTCAAGCGCTGA
- the purU gene encoding formyltetrahydrofolate deformylase — MSTKDTWILAAQCPSRLGTVDVVTRFLKESRCYITELNSFDDRLNCRFFIRVEFRPEEDGFDSEVFQAEFAARAMEFDMSFELTPPGRRLPVVIMVSKADHCLNDLLYRYRTGQLPIDVRAVISNHPDLEPLAAWHGIPYHHCPITAQTKPQQEAEVWRIIQEAGAELVILARYMQVLSPEMSERLSGWAINIHHSLLPGFKGAKPYHQAYEKGVKLVGATAHYINDDLDEGPIITQRVEPVDHSYYPEDMVAKGQDVECLTLARAIGYHVERRVFLHARRTVVFARS, encoded by the coding sequence ATGAGCACCAAAGATACCTGGATTCTCGCCGCCCAGTGTCCCAGCCGTCTGGGTACCGTGGATGTGGTCACTCGGTTCTTGAAGGAAAGCCGCTGCTATATCACCGAGCTCAATTCCTTCGATGATCGGCTGAACTGTCGCTTCTTCATTCGTGTGGAGTTTCGCCCGGAGGAGGATGGCTTCGACAGCGAGGTTTTCCAGGCGGAATTCGCCGCCCGGGCGATGGAGTTCGACATGAGTTTCGAGCTGACGCCGCCGGGGCGGCGTCTGCCGGTGGTGATCATGGTCTCCAAGGCGGATCACTGTCTGAACGATCTGCTCTATCGCTATCGCACCGGGCAGTTACCCATCGACGTGCGAGCGGTGATTTCCAACCATCCGGATCTCGAGCCGCTGGCGGCCTGGCACGGAATTCCCTACCATCACTGCCCGATCACCGCACAAACCAAGCCGCAGCAGGAAGCCGAGGTGTGGCGGATCATCCAGGAAGCCGGCGCGGAGCTGGTGATCCTGGCCCGTTACATGCAGGTGCTGTCACCGGAGATGAGCGAACGGCTCAGCGGTTGGGCGATCAATATTCATCATTCCCTGCTGCCGGGATTCAAGGGCGCCAAGCCCTATCATCAGGCCTATGAGAAAGGCGTCAAGCTGGTCGGCGCCACGGCGCATTACATCAACGACGACCTGGACGAAGGGCCGATCATCACCCAAAGGGTCGAGCCAGTGGACCACAGTTACTATCCGGAAGACATGGTAGCCAAAGGCCAGGACGTGGAATGTCTGACGTTGGCTCGTGCGATAGGATATCACGTGGAACGCCGGGTCTTTTTGCACGCCCGGCGCACGGTGGTGTTCGCGCGAAGCTGA
- a CDS encoding NAD(P)H-dependent flavin oxidoreductase has protein sequence MSSSTSVLERLGIEHPIIQAPMAGVSTPRLAAAVSNAGGLGSLGIGASTADQARKMIEETQRLTPRPFNVNLFCHAPAQRDAKIEAAWLDYLSPLFEETGLETPSGLEEIYRSFIDDAATLEMLLELRPAVVSFHFGLPSADVIASLREAGIYTMATATCPDEARQIERAGIDAIVAQGMEAGGHRGNFEPEANDEHLSTLVLVRLLLRQTGLPIVAAGGIMDGHAIKAALDLGAAAVQLGTAFVLCPESSANDAYRESLKSEKAKRTRLTKVLSGRPARGMVNRLISFGEAKGSPPPADYPVAYDAAKRLNAAASKLGDHEFAAQWAGQGAPLARELPAADLMALLREESRSSGG, from the coding sequence ATGTCTTCTTCTACCAGCGTTCTCGAGCGATTGGGTATCGAACATCCTATTATTCAGGCGCCGATGGCCGGTGTGTCCACGCCCCGACTAGCGGCAGCGGTTTCTAATGCGGGCGGGCTAGGCTCACTGGGCATCGGTGCCAGCACGGCTGACCAGGCGCGGAAAATGATCGAGGAAACCCAACGTCTGACGCCTCGACCATTCAACGTGAATCTGTTCTGCCACGCGCCGGCGCAGCGTGACGCCAAGATCGAAGCCGCCTGGCTTGACTATCTTTCACCGCTATTCGAAGAAACCGGATTGGAAACTCCCAGCGGCCTCGAGGAAATCTACCGGTCTTTCATCGACGACGCCGCGACGCTTGAAATGCTGCTCGAACTGCGTCCAGCCGTGGTCAGTTTCCATTTCGGCCTACCTTCAGCGGACGTTATCGCCTCATTGCGCGAGGCAGGCATCTATACGATGGCCACGGCAACCTGCCCGGACGAAGCAAGACAGATCGAGCGAGCCGGAATCGATGCCATCGTGGCCCAAGGCATGGAAGCCGGCGGACACAGAGGCAACTTCGAGCCCGAGGCAAACGATGAGCACTTGAGCACCCTGGTGCTCGTCCGCCTGCTGCTACGCCAGACAGGCCTTCCGATCGTTGCCGCCGGTGGCATCATGGACGGCCATGCCATTAAAGCGGCTCTGGATCTGGGCGCGGCTGCCGTTCAGCTTGGCACCGCCTTCGTGCTATGCCCCGAGTCATCGGCGAATGACGCCTATCGCGAGAGCCTGAAAAGCGAGAAAGCAAAACGGACACGACTGACGAAAGTGCTATCCGGCCGACCTGCGCGCGGCATGGTCAATCGGCTGATTTCCTTCGGCGAAGCGAAAGGTAGCCCGCCTCCCGCGGACTATCCGGTGGCCTACGATGCGGCCAAACGGCTCAATGCGGCGGCTTCCAAACTCGGCGATCATGAATTTGCCGCTCAGTGGGCGGGACAAGGGGCGCCCCTGGCCCGCGAGCTGCCTGCCGCGGATTTGATGGCATTACTGCGAGAAGAAAGCAGAAGTAGCGGCGGCTGA
- a CDS encoding LysE family translocator produces the protein MLYLFYMAWSILRENGALDVSDNTAKAGMWRVAVRGTLLNVLNPKLSLFFLAFLPQFITPGSGNATLALVGLAAAFMLMTFVVFVGYGACASLARDYVIRRPSVLRWFRHAFARAFGFLGIKLASSE, from the coding sequence GTGCTTTATCTCTTTTACATGGCATGGAGCATTCTGCGGGAGAATGGCGCGCTCGACGTATCCGATAATACGGCCAAGGCGGGCATGTGGCGGGTCGCTGTCAGAGGAACGCTTCTTAACGTGCTGAACCCGAAGCTGTCTCTTTTCTTTCTTGCCTTCCTGCCCCAGTTCATTACACCGGGCTCCGGGAATGCCACCTTGGCTCTTGTTGGCCTTGCCGCGGCTTTCATGCTGATGACCTTCGTGGTTTTTGTGGGCTATGGGGCCTGCGCTTCTCTCGCTCGCGACTATGTGATTCGTCGACCGTCGGTATTGAGATGGTTCAGGCATGCCTTCGCCCGAGCCTTCGGTTTCCTGGGAATTAAGCTGGCGAGTTCAGAGTGA
- a CDS encoding AbrB/MazE/SpoVT family DNA-binding domain-containing protein, whose translation MTKTLATVSSKRQITLPIDLCREVGITPGDKVKVFIHDGQITLMKQRCGAAEGALAKLEGDISLSDEASLLDALEQRDTSRNSTE comes from the coding sequence ATGACCAAGACGTTGGCTACCGTCAGTTCGAAGCGGCAGATCACGCTACCCATCGACCTCTGCCGAGAAGTAGGCATTACTCCCGGCGACAAGGTCAAGGTGTTCATTCATGACGGTCAAATTACCTTGATGAAACAACGCTGCGGAGCGGCTGAAGGCGCACTCGCCAAACTTGAGGGCGACATTTCCTTGAGTGATGAAGCCTCCTTGCTGGATGCGCTGGAGCAGCGCGATACCAGTCGGAATTCGACGGAGTGA
- a CDS encoding cupin domain-containing protein: MSIKVKALRDAQPEVLLDATPWEKLSGDPHTVNLNAYTSEDGSKIMGTWICTPGKWAVDYNKWEYCDFREGYCILTPDGGEPIHLKAGDIFVVEPGFKGTWEVVETVRKYFVFA, encoded by the coding sequence ATGTCTATCAAGGTCAAGGCCCTGCGTGATGCACAGCCGGAAGTGTTACTGGATGCTACGCCGTGGGAAAAGCTTTCTGGCGACCCCCATACCGTTAATCTCAACGCTTACACTTCAGAAGATGGCAGTAAGATCATGGGTACCTGGATCTGTACTCCGGGCAAGTGGGCGGTGGATTACAATAAGTGGGAATATTGTGACTTCCGTGAAGGCTACTGCATCCTTACTCCGGATGGGGGCGAGCCGATTCATCTCAAGGCTGGAGATATCTTCGTGGTCGAGCCCGGCTTCAAAGGCACTTGGGAAGTCGTGGAAACGGTACGCAAATACTTTGTTTTTGCCTGA
- a CDS encoding BCCT family transporter — MQRSYLTSIFSITTIIILIAITAIFPSQFEHYLNLIKQQVVGNFGFIFTYPAFLASLFFIVICFTPWGNIKFGSGEPEFKTLSWMGMLFATGMGIALVTWGVTEPQAHLEEGMSLDESLLHAYNHWALLAWVGYLAVGVMFSYALYNMGIEKPAEELLGNGFLSKLNLVSLVVSTVIGLALTFSYASNPIQASLVEWFGVEINTSLIIAVLALFAIASSTSGLNRGIKWLSNYNSLFALILLFAAFLLTQPFEIITTLGRLLPEYLVRYPAMATDIGLGDPERKAWLADWLYAFEASWYGWFIFTGVFIARISRGRTLRQMVLGILIAPSLISCFWFTTFGLAGISENVDDVFSLIAQLDATGILSIVLTLNILLFFVTSADSAGLVCEMLTVKRSRIFWIIAMAGLAISINLLGGDIYKVILTLISVAAIPVAIGVFALGAAFVVRVMRNRAAAKQTAS; from the coding sequence ATGCAACGCAGTTATTTGACGTCGATCTTTTCGATCACCACCATCATAATCCTTATCGCCATCACGGCGATCTTTCCCAGCCAGTTCGAGCATTACCTCAATCTTATCAAGCAGCAGGTCGTCGGCAATTTCGGCTTTATCTTCACCTATCCCGCCTTCTTGGCCTCGCTGTTCTTTATCGTCATCTGCTTTACCCCTTGGGGTAATATCAAGTTCGGCAGCGGTGAGCCGGAATTCAAGACCCTGAGCTGGATGGGCATGCTGTTCGCCACCGGCATGGGCATCGCCCTGGTAACCTGGGGGGTCACGGAGCCTCAGGCGCATCTGGAAGAAGGCATGAGCCTGGACGAGTCGCTGCTTCATGCCTATAACCACTGGGCGCTGCTGGCCTGGGTGGGTTATCTCGCCGTGGGCGTGATGTTTTCCTACGCCCTCTACAACATGGGCATCGAAAAGCCCGCGGAGGAACTGCTGGGCAACGGCTTTCTCAGCAAGCTGAATCTGGTCAGCTTGGTGGTGTCCACGGTCATCGGCTTGGCATTGACCTTTTCCTATGCCAGCAACCCCATTCAGGCGAGTCTCGTCGAATGGTTCGGCGTGGAAATCAACACCAGTCTGATCATCGCGGTGCTGGCGCTGTTTGCTATCGCTTCCTCGACTTCCGGGCTCAATCGCGGCATCAAGTGGCTGAGCAACTACAATAGCCTGTTCGCGCTGATCCTGCTGTTCGCCGCCTTTCTGTTGACCCAGCCCTTCGAGATTATTACGACTCTGGGGCGGTTGCTGCCGGAATACCTGGTGCGCTACCCGGCCATGGCCACGGATATCGGTCTGGGCGATCCGGAGCGCAAGGCCTGGCTGGCGGATTGGCTGTACGCCTTCGAGGCGTCCTGGTACGGCTGGTTCATCTTCACCGGGGTATTCATCGCGCGGATTTCCCGGGGTCGCACCCTGCGCCAGATGGTGCTCGGCATCCTGATCGCCCCCAGCCTGATTTCCTGCTTCTGGTTCACTACCTTCGGCCTGGCGGGGATATCCGAGAACGTCGATGACGTCTTCTCGCTGATCGCCCAGCTCGATGCCACCGGCATTCTTTCCATCGTGCTGACTCTGAACATCCTGCTGTTCTTCGTCACCAGCGCGGACTCCGCCGGCCTGGTCTGCGAGATGCTGACGGTCAAGCGCTCGCGGATCTTCTGGATCATCGCCATGGCGGGACTGGCGATCTCCATCAACCTGCTGGGAGGCGATATCTACAAGGTGATCCTGACGCTGATTTCCGTTGCCGCCATACCGGTGGCCATCGGCGTATTTGCCCTGGGTGCGGCCTTTGTGGTGCGAGTCATGCGCAATCGCGCCGCCGCCAAGCAGACGGCAAGCTAA
- a CDS encoding Crp/Fnr family transcriptional regulator, which translates to MMEPSLPDDPTSSTFQPAQLRELVLGVPWLAQLEAEELEALLKDASIQSLDAHHWLFQQDERAQWLYVVINGAVRLVRTTSDTRMATIRCVEQGDTLGELSMVSQKGEYLYSAEALRHTHVLQIDAALCREIMDRQPKCRAEFMSRLALELTERLEDLALLTQGDAMIRLATYLLRRLSDEDAPERVVNLTIPKYWLAAQLSMAPETLSRLLSKLRELEIIDVDRQRLVVRDEVRLRKLTQSVS; encoded by the coding sequence ATGATGGAACCTTCCTTACCCGATGACCCGACATCGAGCACGTTTCAGCCGGCGCAACTTCGTGAACTGGTGTTGGGTGTACCTTGGCTTGCTCAGCTAGAAGCGGAAGAGCTGGAAGCACTCTTGAAGGACGCCAGCATACAGAGCCTGGACGCTCACCATTGGCTTTTTCAGCAGGATGAACGTGCTCAATGGCTGTACGTGGTGATCAACGGCGCGGTACGACTGGTACGCACCACCTCCGATACCCGGATGGCGACGATCCGTTGCGTCGAGCAAGGCGATACCTTGGGGGAACTGAGCATGGTTTCCCAGAAAGGCGAATATCTCTATTCTGCCGAGGCGCTGCGGCATACTCACGTGCTGCAGATCGACGCGGCCCTCTGTCGCGAGATCATGGATCGGCAGCCGAAATGTCGTGCGGAATTCATGAGTCGTCTGGCTCTCGAGCTCACCGAGCGCCTGGAGGATCTGGCTCTGCTGACCCAAGGCGATGCCATGATTCGTCTGGCCACCTACCTACTGCGACGGCTTTCCGACGAGGACGCTCCCGAGCGCGTTGTCAACCTGACCATTCCCAAGTACTGGCTGGCCGCGCAACTGTCCATGGCCCCGGAAACCTTGTCGCGCCTGCTTTCCAAGCTGCGCGAGCTCGAGATCATCGATGTGGATCGCCAGCGTCTGGTGGTGCGCGACGAAGTTCGCCTGCGCAAGCTGACCCAGTCCGTTTCTTGA
- a CDS encoding PIN domain-containing protein: MIAIDTNVLLRYLLQDDEVQASQAKTLIQGDSLVLITDVVLVETLWTLKGKKYRADKPALMHVIDSLLKEPTLIFEDDATVWHALQDYRQTNADFPDALIARKAAFIALLKGEPYSATYTFDRRALGLPTTSAG, from the coding sequence GTGATTGCCATCGACACCAATGTGCTCCTGCGTTACCTGTTGCAGGATGACGAGGTTCAGGCCAGTCAAGCCAAGACGCTGATCCAAGGCGATAGCCTGGTGTTGATCACGGATGTCGTCCTTGTCGAAACGCTCTGGACACTGAAAGGCAAGAAGTACCGCGCCGACAAGCCAGCGCTTATGCATGTCATCGATAGCCTGTTGAAAGAGCCGACGCTGATCTTCGAAGACGATGCAACGGTATGGCATGCCCTGCAGGATTATCGGCAAACGAACGCGGATTTTCCGGACGCTCTAATCGCCAGAAAGGCGGCCTTCATCGCCCTATTGAAAGGTGAACCCTACTCGGCAACCTATACCTTTGACCGTCGAGCGCTTGGTTTGCCTACTACCAGTGCAGGATAG
- a CDS encoding putative zinc-binding protein, with translation MAVSSSRKPRTLVYSCSGCSDVAQLANETAIRLDHTGVAEMSCIAGVGGGVPGLVKVARSGRPIVAIDGCQMHCVTHCLEKAGVSATEHVKLYEKGYKKRRGQRYGDETIAEVCRDVSDIIARLPMNAEANCA, from the coding sequence ATGGCAGTGTCGTCATCCAGGAAACCTCGCACTCTCGTGTATTCCTGCTCCGGCTGTTCCGATGTGGCCCAGCTCGCCAACGAAACGGCGATTCGTCTTGACCACACCGGCGTGGCGGAAATGTCCTGCATCGCCGGGGTCGGCGGCGGCGTGCCGGGGTTGGTGAAAGTCGCTCGCTCCGGGCGCCCCATTGTTGCCATCGACGGCTGCCAGATGCACTGCGTCACCCATTGCCTGGAAAAGGCCGGGGTCAGTGCCACCGAGCACGTCAAGCTCTACGAGAAAGGCTACAAGAAGCGCCGGGGCCAGCGCTATGGCGATGAAACCATCGCCGAGGTGTGTCGCGACGTCAGTGATATCATTGCGCGATTGCCCATGAACGCGGAAGCGAACTGCGCCTGA
- a CDS encoding IS4 family transposase translates to MGQRWVDEETTGCDLGDARLNRRLGTILEAIGERPGKSLPTAFQDWTNTKAAYRFFANENVSEDKILEGHFAASALRIQATDGPILILHDTTEFSFKRSSPEKIGFTKISTGRKMKEGRHRQHTVCGLLMHASLAITPEGLPLGLTAAKFWSRNKFKGTTALKRKVNPTRVPIDQKESMRWLDNLRCSTELAGSPERCVHIGDRESDIFELFCLAQDLGTYFLVRSCVDRLAEDGGTTLSQVMAETHASGRHNIRFRDDRGQDQQAVLSVKHATMTVCPPIGKQKNHKSQNLNVIFAEEVNHPEDRPPIFWKLITNLPVTTHAEAVQKLDWYSRRWNIETFFKTLKTGCRIEDIHLTTADRLANCIALCCIVSWRISWLTILRRQFPTASPAAVLTNTERTLLDQSMPSNRQSAPHDMAFYMTAVARLGGYLDRSSDPPPGTTVLWRGFTRLADLVEGFHAADPSTSATCG, encoded by the coding sequence ATGGGACAGCGTTGGGTGGATGAAGAAACCACTGGCTGTGATTTAGGTGACGCACGATTGAACCGAAGGTTAGGAACGATCCTGGAAGCTATCGGGGAGCGACCGGGCAAATCCCTACCTACAGCATTTCAGGATTGGACGAATACAAAGGCCGCCTACCGCTTCTTCGCCAATGAAAATGTCAGCGAGGACAAGATTCTGGAGGGGCATTTCGCCGCCTCGGCTTTGCGAATTCAGGCTACCGATGGCCCCATCTTGATCTTGCACGATACAACGGAGTTTTCCTTCAAGCGCTCGTCACCTGAGAAAATCGGCTTCACCAAGATATCAACCGGCCGCAAGATGAAGGAAGGGCGGCACCGACAACATACTGTCTGTGGACTTTTGATGCATGCCAGCCTGGCGATCACACCGGAAGGGCTGCCATTGGGCCTGACGGCCGCTAAATTCTGGTCGCGGAACAAATTCAAGGGAACCACTGCCCTCAAGCGTAAGGTCAACCCTACTCGGGTGCCGATCGATCAGAAGGAAAGTATGCGCTGGCTCGACAATTTACGTTGTTCTACTGAGCTGGCAGGGTCACCTGAACGTTGCGTGCATATCGGTGACCGGGAGAGCGACATCTTCGAACTCTTTTGCCTGGCACAGGATCTTGGCACTTACTTTCTGGTTCGAAGCTGCGTCGACCGCCTTGCTGAGGATGGCGGAACGACCCTTTCCCAAGTAATGGCGGAGACTCATGCCAGCGGAAGGCACAATATTCGGTTTCGCGACGATCGCGGCCAAGACCAACAGGCTGTATTGTCAGTCAAGCATGCAACGATGACCGTCTGCCCACCCATTGGAAAGCAGAAAAATCATAAAAGTCAAAATCTTAATGTCATTTTTGCAGAAGAGGTCAATCATCCCGAAGACCGGCCCCCCATCTTTTGGAAACTGATCACAAACCTCCCCGTCACCACTCACGCCGAGGCGGTGCAAAAGCTTGACTGGTATTCACGGCGCTGGAACATCGAGACATTCTTCAAGACCTTGAAAACTGGCTGCCGGATTGAGGATATACACCTCACCACAGCTGATCGACTCGCCAACTGCATTGCGCTCTGCTGCATCGTGTCCTGGAGAATATCCTGGCTGACCATTCTCCGACGCCAGTTCCCGACAGCCTCACCGGCAGCGGTTTTGACTAATACTGAAAGAACTCTTCTCGACCAATCAATGCCGTCAAACAGACAGAGCGCGCCACACGATATGGCCTTCTACATGACTGCCGTCGCTCGTCTCGGTGGCTACTTGGACCGCTCAAGCGATCCCCCGCCAGGAACCACCGTCCTCTGGCGGGGCTTCACACGGTTAGCTGACCTCGTCGAAGGATTCCACGCTGCGGATCCAAGCACATCAGCAACTTGTGGGTAA
- the nei gene encoding endonuclease VIII: protein MPEGPEIRREADRLAKVLVDERLEDVSFGLPRLVQYESRLAGCTVSAIDTRGKALLTRFDNGLTLYSHNQLYGRWYVCQRDGYPDTGRSLRVALHTATHSALLYSASDIEVLDEDELAQQPFLRRAGPDLLSEDLSAKAVAERLRGSRFRRRALQALYLDQSFIAGVGNYLRSEILFHARVAPGASPQKLDDTAIARLGRSTMIIGRRAYRTAGITNPPSRVRALKAQGYKRADYRFAVFAREDRPCYRCGSLIRRTTASSRRLYWCPVCQAP from the coding sequence ATGCCTGAAGGCCCCGAGATTCGACGCGAGGCGGATCGGCTGGCTAAGGTACTCGTTGATGAGCGATTGGAGGATGTTTCCTTCGGCCTGCCACGGCTCGTGCAATACGAGTCGCGGCTTGCAGGCTGTACCGTCAGCGCCATCGACACCCGCGGCAAGGCGCTGCTCACCCGTTTCGACAACGGGCTCACCCTGTATTCCCACAATCAACTCTATGGCCGCTGGTACGTCTGCCAGCGTGATGGGTATCCGGATACCGGACGCAGCCTGCGGGTGGCGCTGCATACCGCCACCCACAGCGCGCTCTTATACAGCGCCTCGGATATCGAAGTGCTCGATGAGGATGAATTGGCTCAGCAACCATTTCTCAGACGAGCCGGCCCCGACCTGCTTTCCGAAGATCTTTCCGCCAAGGCTGTCGCCGAGCGGCTGCGCGGCTCGCGGTTTCGGCGTCGCGCGCTGCAGGCGTTGTATCTCGATCAGAGTTTTATTGCCGGGGTGGGGAACTACCTGCGCTCCGAGATCCTGTTTCATGCCCGGGTCGCGCCCGGCGCGAGCCCCCAGAAACTCGATGATACCGCTATTGCCCGCTTAGGTCGCAGCACAATGATCATCGGTCGGCGTGCCTATCGGACCGCGGGCATCACCAACCCGCCGAGCCGGGTTCGGGCCTTGAAAGCTCAAGGCTATAAGCGCGCGGATTATCGCTTCGCGGTTTTCGCTCGGGAAGACCGGCCCTGCTACCGCTGCGGCAGCCTTATCCGCCGTACCACCGCCTCATCGCGCCGGCTTTATTGGTGTCCCGTTTGCCAGGCGCCGTAA
- a CDS encoding succinate dehydrogenase iron-sulfur subunit, with amino-acid sequence MFTVKLFRYHPELDETPRMQSVEVEDRFRKAMVLDVLEHLKQQDAQLAYRRSCREGVCGSDGMNINGKNGLACITSVEEVLGRSNTLILRPLPGMPVIRDLVVDQTQFFRQFEKIHPYLINDEPDPAIERLQSPADREKLDGLYECILCACCSSACPSWWWNPEKYIGPAGLIQAYRFLIDSRDTATVQRLSELEDPFSVFRCRQIGNCTWVCPKGLNPLRAIGHIKAMLLEQST; translated from the coding sequence ATGTTTACCGTCAAGCTGTTCCGCTATCACCCAGAACTCGACGAGACGCCTCGTATGCAAAGCGTCGAGGTCGAGGATCGTTTTCGCAAGGCCATGGTGCTGGATGTTCTGGAGCATCTGAAGCAGCAGGATGCACAGCTGGCCTATCGACGCTCCTGCCGCGAGGGGGTTTGCGGCTCGGATGGGATGAACATCAACGGCAAGAACGGGCTTGCCTGCATCACGTCGGTGGAGGAGGTGCTGGGGCGCTCCAACACCCTGATCCTGCGTCCTTTGCCCGGCATGCCGGTGATCCGCGATCTGGTGGTGGATCAGACCCAGTTCTTTCGTCAGTTCGAGAAGATTCATCCTTATCTGATCAACGATGAACCCGATCCGGCTATCGAGCGTCTGCAGAGCCCTGCAGATCGCGAGAAGCTCGACGGTCTCTACGAGTGCATCCTGTGCGCCTGCTGTAGCTCCGCCTGCCCCTCCTGGTGGTGGAATCCGGAGAAGTACATCGGTCCGGCGGGCTTGATCCAGGCCTATCGTTTTCTGATCGATAGCCGCGATACCGCGACGGTACAGCGGCTTTCCGAGCTCGAGGATCCCTTCAGCGTGTTTCGCTGCCGTCAGATTGGCAACTGTACCTGGGTGTGTCCCAAGGGGCTCAATCCGTTACGTGCCATTGGGCATATCAAGGCCATGCTGCTTGAACAGAGCACCTGA